In one Photobacterium swingsii genomic region, the following are encoded:
- a CDS encoding Preprotein translocase subunit SecY — MWTVYSFTSASILASIIFSLLLFLSIDEDPLMQFLFGGLAVIFELGKFFAWYEFGERRSRRNYTGAFSAFAFYTVLAAISIGGSIGGINSATNQAQSHVNVQQSKVTAFNMQIDAIEQQIALNNVAAEKYIQMERIATGVTRIQKENDKLRHQQQELAMQRDSLPVVSQGSVLGLIDSLAKSLNVQTQTAQLGLVVFLSVLLDFFAAFFVGLIGEEQRFRHQFRRMNPITIDAFDNEPHKQPELLTDMRSDTADKASTVSASGNSEPEVAAEPLTPYEQVFNALNENKVNCTKRAITRFLKMSSEEVDDIFKQFMEEGIVSKKPNNHYQWHGLQES, encoded by the coding sequence ATGTGGACGGTGTATAGCTTTACCAGCGCTTCAATTTTAGCGTCTATTATTTTTTCGCTATTACTATTCTTGTCGATAGATGAAGACCCATTGATGCAATTCCTGTTTGGTGGCTTAGCGGTTATCTTCGAACTGGGTAAGTTCTTTGCATGGTATGAGTTTGGCGAGCGTCGCTCCCGCCGCAATTACACAGGAGCATTCTCCGCTTTCGCCTTTTACACTGTGTTAGCCGCTATCTCGATTGGCGGCTCTATTGGTGGTATCAACAGTGCGACGAATCAAGCACAGAGCCATGTTAATGTACAACAAAGTAAAGTGACCGCCTTCAACATGCAGATTGACGCGATTGAACAGCAAATCGCTCTTAATAATGTTGCAGCAGAGAAGTACATCCAAATGGAGCGTATCGCGACAGGCGTAACACGCATTCAGAAAGAAAATGATAAATTGCGCCACCAGCAACAAGAACTCGCGATGCAACGCGACAGTCTTCCAGTGGTGAGCCAAGGTTCAGTATTGGGCTTAATTGATAGTTTAGCAAAATCACTCAATGTTCAGACCCAAACCGCTCAGCTTGGTTTAGTTGTTTTTCTTTCTGTACTGCTCGATTTCTTTGCCGCCTTTTTTGTCGGTTTAATTGGGGAAGAACAACGCTTCCGTCATCAGTTCCGTCGCATGAACCCTATCACTATCGATGCCTTTGATAACGAGCCCCACAAGCAACCAGAGCTTCTAACAGACATGCGTAGCGACACTGCGGACAAAGCATCAACAGTCAGTGCATCAGGCAATAGTGAACCAGAAGTAGCTGCTGAGCCGCTTACACCTTACGAGCAAGTATTCAACGCACTCAACGAAAATAAGGTTAACTGCACCAAGCGTGCAATTACTCGCTTTTTGAAAATGAGCAGTGAAGAAGTGGATGATATTTTCAAACAATTTATGGAAGAAGGTATCGTCAGCAAAAAACCGAATAACCACTATCAATGGCATGGTTTACAAGAAAGCTAA
- a CDS encoding phospholipase D family protein, protein MHASLPRQYLAQFLLFCGLLLLSGCAQTAFSEPKTASYAIAAHPKTKLARYIAPELSAHPNQTGFYPLADGKDAFIARLAIIQSAEHSIDVQYYIFRDDLTSTVISMYLYQAAERGVRVRLLLDDMQSRNDEDMANIAAHPNIEVRLFNPFEQRKARAIGLVSDFDRLNRRMHNKSLTVDGTFSIAGGRNIGDEYFSADSSVEFGDFDLLMVGDIIAPIATQFDVYWNSNAAIPIEHLQGQGSKIPHLELAQWYNEQYQDIATSEYFYTLARLPIIEKLKTKKIPFYWGDAELYYDLPSKLSTPSQENPLLHQISALLDHTKQELLLISPYFVPTKAGALALAKASREGKQITIITNSLASNDVFAVHGWYAKRRQMLLESGVRIYETQVDPHITQQHSWIGSSRTSLHAKTYILDREQLFVGSFNFDPRSAQYNTEMGVVVHSPLFAERIYQRLGNALKKNTYRLALDEDGNIVWFDDHNQKRYTSEPDASLMLRMGAWFSGMLPIENLL, encoded by the coding sequence ATGCACGCTTCATTACCTCGACAATACCTTGCTCAGTTTCTCTTATTTTGTGGATTACTCCTTTTATCTGGGTGCGCGCAGACAGCATTTTCCGAACCTAAAACAGCCAGCTACGCCATTGCAGCGCACCCGAAGACTAAGCTCGCACGCTACATAGCCCCTGAGCTTAGCGCTCACCCAAATCAAACTGGGTTTTATCCCTTAGCAGATGGCAAAGATGCCTTTATTGCGCGCTTAGCGATCATTCAAAGCGCCGAGCACTCTATTGATGTCCAGTACTATATTTTCCGAGATGATCTCACCAGTACCGTTATCTCGATGTATCTTTATCAGGCCGCAGAGCGAGGTGTACGTGTTCGGCTACTCTTGGATGATATGCAAAGCCGTAACGATGAAGACATGGCCAATATTGCGGCACACCCCAATATTGAAGTCAGGCTCTTTAACCCTTTTGAACAGCGTAAAGCACGTGCTATCGGCCTAGTCAGCGACTTTGATCGACTCAACCGCCGTATGCACAATAAATCACTCACTGTTGACGGTACATTCTCGATTGCAGGAGGACGTAATATTGGCGACGAATACTTTTCTGCTGACAGCTCCGTCGAGTTTGGTGATTTCGACTTATTGATGGTCGGTGATATTATCGCCCCTATTGCCACACAGTTTGATGTGTATTGGAACAGTAATGCTGCAATCCCGATTGAACACCTACAAGGTCAAGGTAGCAAGATCCCGCATCTTGAACTTGCGCAATGGTATAATGAGCAGTACCAAGACATTGCCACCTCAGAGTATTTCTATACCCTTGCTCGCTTACCTATTATCGAGAAGCTAAAAACCAAGAAAATCCCCTTCTACTGGGGCGATGCAGAACTGTATTACGATTTACCGTCTAAGCTATCAACTCCGAGCCAAGAAAATCCCTTACTCCACCAAATTTCAGCACTGCTCGATCATACCAAGCAAGAGTTACTGCTGATTTCACCTTACTTTGTACCAACTAAAGCTGGGGCTCTCGCACTGGCAAAGGCTTCACGTGAAGGTAAACAAATTACGATTATTACTAATTCTTTGGCCTCTAATGATGTATTTGCCGTTCATGGTTGGTATGCAAAGCGTCGTCAGATGCTGCTCGAAAGTGGTGTACGCATTTATGAAACGCAGGTCGACCCACATATCACACAGCAACATTCTTGGATTGGTAGCTCACGCACTAGCTTACATGCCAAAACCTACATATTAGATCGTGAACAACTGTTTGTCGGATCGTTCAATTTCGATCCGCGCTCAGCGCAATACAATACTGAAATGGGTGTCGTCGTTCATTCACCTTTGTTTGCAGAAAGGATTTATCAAAGGCTAGGTAATGCGTTAAAGAAAAACACATACCGGCTGGCTCTCGATGAAGATGGCAACATCGTTTGGTTCGATGATCATAACCAAAAACGCTACACCAGCGAGCCAGATGCCAGCTTAATGCTACGCATGGGAGCTTGGTTCTCTGGCATGCTTCCCATTGAAAATCTGCTCTAA
- the hppD gene encoding 4-hydroxyphenylpyruvate dioxygenase, which produces MEMEHGNPLGTDGFEFVEYTAPTPEGITQLKQLFGLMGFAEIAQHKHKDVWLYRQGDINFIINGEPSSQAAGFAGVHGASVNAMAFRVHDSAKALAYAVGKGATACAAQAGPMELNIPAIYGIGESLIYLVDRYGEQDIYGIDFDFYPDYVTRLAHANAGLEVIDHLTHNVKQGNMNLWASFYEKIANFREIRHFDIKGQLTGLVSRAMTAPCGKIRIPINESSDDKSQIAEYLEQYNGEGIQHIALSTPDIYATVAQLKAGGLAFMQTPETYYEGINARVSGHEEDIAKLQSLNILIDGDETGILLQIFTDTVIGPVFFEIIQRKGNEGFGEGNFQALFESIELDQIRRGVLSKS; this is translated from the coding sequence ATGGAAATGGAACATGGCAATCCACTGGGAACCGATGGGTTTGAATTTGTGGAATATACAGCGCCAACGCCTGAAGGGATCACACAGCTAAAGCAGCTTTTTGGGTTAATGGGTTTTGCTGAGATAGCCCAGCACAAACACAAAGATGTGTGGTTATACCGTCAAGGTGATATTAATTTTATTATCAATGGTGAACCGTCATCGCAAGCTGCTGGTTTTGCCGGAGTGCACGGGGCGAGTGTGAATGCGATGGCCTTTCGTGTTCATGATTCAGCCAAAGCGCTGGCGTATGCAGTTGGAAAAGGGGCGACGGCGTGTGCGGCTCAGGCTGGGCCTATGGAACTGAATATTCCAGCAATATACGGCATTGGCGAGTCTTTGATATACCTTGTTGACCGCTACGGTGAGCAAGATATTTACGGGATAGATTTCGACTTTTACCCAGACTATGTTACCCGTTTGGCACATGCTAACGCTGGCCTGGAAGTGATCGATCACCTAACCCACAATGTGAAGCAAGGTAATATGAATCTGTGGGCGAGTTTCTACGAAAAAATTGCTAACTTTCGTGAAATTCGTCACTTTGACATTAAAGGGCAGTTGACCGGGTTAGTGTCGCGCGCGATGACAGCACCGTGCGGTAAAATTCGCATTCCAATCAATGAATCGAGTGATGATAAATCACAGATAGCAGAATATTTAGAGCAATATAATGGCGAAGGTATCCAACATATTGCGCTGAGCACACCTGATATTTACGCCACGGTTGCCCAGTTAAAAGCAGGGGGATTGGCCTTTATGCAAACGCCAGAAACCTATTACGAAGGCATTAATGCGCGGGTGAGTGGGCATGAAGAAGATATCGCGAAATTGCAGTCGTTGAATATCCTCATTGATGGGGACGAAACGGGGATTTTATTGCAAATTTTCACCGATACCGTTATTGGTCCTGTTTTCTTTGAGATTATTCAACGAAAAGGCAATGAAGGTTTTGGTGAAGGTAATTTCCAAGCACTGTTTGAATCAATAGAGCTGGATCAAATTCGCCGAGGCGTACTGAGTAAGTCTTAG
- a CDS encoding CHAD domain-containing protein translates to MNVTTRDTLKLPKRQSLTIKLQPDLPLLPLFQRYLLDEFQYARQHEVGIIRDDNLEFLHQYRVSLRRIRSLMKQLKYLYSNKIYSAITAQIKTMMITTNQLRDLDVYLLKMDDYFDCLEHIHHQGLARFFDDLQDARKNSFKVVKRRLKSDDYKQQSLHLEDILSQDWERQKEKAESAEKHLCQAAAQKVIDQATQAVKQHTNLIISVHTRTDAKSKNSDDSQIHRLRIACKRLRYNLEYFTPLMKKGMLKEQLVLLKSLQTTLGDFNDASVQHQFLLTYRANKKPSSHRYRAISALIEITEQQHKHSRKRILKQLAGFQLTLLEQHSALFR, encoded by the coding sequence ATGAATGTGACAACGCGAGACACCTTAAAGCTGCCAAAGCGTCAATCACTAACAATCAAACTCCAGCCAGACTTGCCGCTGCTACCTTTATTCCAGCGCTACCTTTTAGACGAATTTCAGTATGCTCGCCAACATGAGGTAGGTATCATTCGAGACGACAATCTGGAGTTTTTACACCAATATCGCGTCTCATTGCGGCGAATTCGAAGTCTGATGAAGCAACTCAAGTATCTGTATAGCAATAAGATCTATTCTGCCATCACAGCACAGATCAAGACGATGATGATCACAACTAATCAACTGAGGGATCTCGATGTTTATCTGTTAAAAATGGACGACTACTTTGATTGCCTAGAACACATTCACCACCAAGGACTTGCTCGTTTTTTTGATGATCTACAAGATGCCCGTAAAAACAGTTTTAAAGTGGTTAAACGCAGGCTAAAAAGTGATGACTATAAGCAACAGAGTTTGCATTTAGAAGACATACTTAGCCAAGATTGGGAGCGGCAAAAAGAGAAAGCAGAGAGTGCAGAAAAACACCTGTGCCAAGCTGCCGCGCAAAAAGTCATCGACCAAGCCACACAGGCGGTAAAACAACATACCAATTTAATTATCAGTGTTCATACTCGTACCGATGCGAAAAGCAAGAATAGTGATGACAGCCAGATCCATCGGCTACGTATTGCTTGTAAGCGATTACGGTATAACCTTGAATACTTTACCCCCTTAATGAAAAAGGGGATGCTGAAAGAGCAACTCGTCTTACTGAAAAGCCTACAAACCACGCTCGGTGATTTCAATGATGCCTCGGTACAACATCAGTTTTTACTCACTTATCGAGCGAATAAAAAGCCCAGTAGCCACCGCTACCGAGCAATTTCAGCCCTGATTGAAATAACAGAGCAACAACACAAGCACAGCCGCAAGCGCATCCTAAAACAGCTTGCTGGCTTTCAGCTGACGTTACTAGAGCAACACAGTGCGTTATTTCGCTAG
- a CDS encoding glutathione peroxidase, with product MTTFYDLSAQNIRGENIAMADFAGKVVLVVNTASECGFTPQYQGLQDLYAKYHDEGLVILGFPCNQFGGQEPGENDTIEQACQINYGVEFPMFAKVDVNGANSHEVFQYLTKALPGTFGRKVKWNFTKFLIGRDGKPLKRFAPTKRPESMDADIARVLAK from the coding sequence ATGACAACATTTTATGACTTATCTGCCCAAAACATCCGTGGTGAAAACATTGCGATGGCCGATTTTGCAGGGAAGGTGGTATTGGTTGTTAATACCGCAAGTGAGTGTGGCTTCACACCACAATACCAAGGTTTACAAGATCTTTACGCTAAATATCATGATGAAGGGTTAGTGATCCTTGGTTTTCCGTGTAATCAATTTGGTGGGCAAGAGCCTGGTGAGAATGACACGATAGAACAGGCTTGCCAGATCAATTATGGCGTTGAATTTCCAATGTTCGCGAAGGTGGATGTGAACGGTGCGAATAGCCATGAAGTCTTTCAATACTTAACTAAAGCGTTGCCAGGAACATTTGGGCGTAAAGTGAAGTGGAACTTTACTAAATTCCTAATTGGTCGTGATGGGAAGCCTTTAAAGCGCTTTGCGCCGACCAAAAGGCCTGAATCAATGGACGCTGATATAGCGCGCGTACTAGCGAAATAA
- a CDS encoding lactonase family protein — protein sequence MMTSHCLHYYVGTYTDSPSTSTGIARITLNPDSGELTRLEDVTALRNPSYLTVTQVGLYSVSEVSRDEGALVQFTSPLSSRQLAIAGDSPCHLAIKPPYLAVANYGSGNTSLFLLDEKGQPQRALSELYIAGRGTNPDRQRSPHAHQVCFFAHSNQLAVVDLGADQIHIYDYRVNAPGHKFTLTQTIPMPAGSGPRHLVFNKSETLAYLVCELSETVITLLKEQNKWHIVHQCDLLKNVKSEEAASAIQLSDDDRFLYVSCRAQNKICLFDVSAIEPIKIAEYDSGGAFPRDFTLSCDGLWLLVANQHSDNIVSFRRNRETGELTPTGYQCTVSVPVCLQPVREYKSE from the coding sequence ATTATGACCTCTCATTGTTTGCATTATTACGTTGGTACCTACACCGACTCACCCAGCACAAGTACTGGGATCGCGCGCATTACGCTAAACCCTGATTCTGGCGAATTAACCCGCTTAGAGGATGTTACGGCTTTACGTAACCCTTCCTATCTCACAGTGACTCAGGTGGGGCTTTATAGTGTCAGTGAAGTATCCCGTGATGAAGGCGCTCTGGTGCAATTTACCTCTCCATTGAGCAGTCGTCAGTTAGCAATCGCTGGGGATTCCCCCTGTCATTTGGCTATCAAGCCCCCTTACCTTGCCGTTGCCAATTATGGCTCGGGAAACACCAGTCTTTTTCTGCTGGATGAAAAAGGTCAGCCGCAACGCGCTCTGTCTGAGCTATACATTGCTGGGAGGGGTACTAACCCAGATCGCCAACGATCACCGCACGCGCATCAAGTCTGCTTTTTCGCTCACTCGAACCAACTGGCCGTCGTTGATCTTGGAGCAGATCAGATCCATATCTATGACTACCGTGTTAATGCGCCAGGGCATAAATTCACACTGACACAAACGATCCCCATGCCAGCTGGCTCAGGACCTCGGCACCTCGTTTTCAATAAAAGTGAAACGCTGGCTTATCTGGTATGCGAACTATCCGAAACTGTCATCACGCTTTTAAAAGAGCAGAATAAATGGCATATCGTTCACCAATGTGACTTGCTGAAAAATGTTAAAAGTGAAGAAGCGGCATCAGCAATTCAACTAAGCGATGATGACAGGTTCTTATATGTCTCTTGCCGCGCCCAGAATAAGATCTGTTTGTTCGACGTTTCAGCCATAGAACCGATTAAGATAGCTGAATATGATAGTGGAGGGGCTTTCCCGAGGGACTTCACCCTGTCTTGCGATGGGCTGTGGTTACTTGTTGCGAACCAACATTCAGACAATATCGTGAGCTTTCGCAGGAATAGAGAAACAGGTGAACTAACCCCAACAGGATACCAGTGCACTGTCAGTGTGCCAGTATGTCTACAGCCAGTGAGAGAATACAAGTCAGAATGA
- a CDS encoding CatB-related O-acetyltransferase, whose translation MASSIFPTWLSGHEIRHHITNPNIEVGEYSYYSGYYHEKHFEDQCVRYLMGDKPSREVWESGMFPDIDKLIIGKFCSIASGVTLMLAGNQGHRHDWVSAFPFDYKVFGDKVKSGFERAGDTLIGNDVWLGTECVIMPGVTIGNGAVIGARAVVTKDVEPYSVVVGNPGQAVKNRFTDNEITMLLDMCWWDWPLERLQENMDLMCSGDITALYERYLGWHTKR comes from the coding sequence ATGGCATCTTCTATTTTTCCTACTTGGTTAAGTGGGCATGAGATCCGCCACCATATAACGAACCCTAATATTGAAGTGGGGGAGTACAGTTATTATTCGGGTTATTACCACGAGAAACATTTTGAAGATCAGTGTGTGCGCTATCTGATGGGTGACAAACCCAGTCGAGAAGTGTGGGAGTCAGGGATGTTTCCTGATATTGATAAACTGATTATAGGTAAATTTTGTTCTATCGCTTCGGGAGTGACCTTGATGCTGGCGGGTAATCAAGGGCATCGACATGATTGGGTGTCAGCCTTCCCTTTTGATTACAAAGTCTTTGGCGATAAAGTGAAATCTGGTTTTGAACGGGCGGGCGACACGCTAATCGGCAATGATGTTTGGTTAGGTACCGAGTGTGTCATTATGCCTGGTGTAACGATAGGTAATGGCGCTGTGATTGGAGCAAGAGCTGTCGTGACTAAAGACGTAGAGCCTTATTCCGTTGTGGTTGGTAACCCTGGTCAAGCCGTGAAAAACCGTTTTACGGATAACGAAATTACTATGCTACTGGATATGTGCTGGTGGGATTGGCCATTAGAGCGACTACAAGAGAACATGGATTTGATGTGTAGCGGTGACATTACTGCCTTGTACGAGCGCTACCTAGGGTGGCATACAAAGCGTTAG
- a CDS encoding HAD-IA family hydrolase, whose protein sequence is MKKTTDIQCIIFDCDGTLVDSEKISQQALTETFAQFGITLDAASYWQHFKGGKMSDILAETCARVGLRVRVDDLEPIYRKACERLFLQGVKPIAGVPELLDTLNRQGYEMCIASNAPNEKIKHTLELTGLYHYFKGKIFSGFDANSWKPEPDVIHYAAMLMGMPLNRCVFIDDTVRGVEAGINANIQTFHLLSTPGAQKIEHPNVTPLNNMTELLSYLMPSVETQAKNSCPA, encoded by the coding sequence ATGAAAAAAACAACAGATATTCAGTGCATCATTTTTGACTGTGATGGCACCTTAGTCGATAGCGAAAAAATCAGCCAACAAGCCCTGACTGAAACTTTTGCTCAATTCGGCATCACCCTAGATGCAGCAAGTTATTGGCAGCACTTTAAAGGGGGAAAAATGTCAGACATCCTTGCTGAAACCTGTGCGCGCGTAGGGCTAAGAGTCCGCGTTGATGATCTTGAGCCAATATACCGTAAGGCTTGTGAGCGCTTATTTTTACAAGGCGTTAAGCCTATTGCTGGGGTGCCTGAACTGCTTGATACGTTAAATCGGCAAGGCTACGAAATGTGTATAGCGTCTAATGCGCCGAATGAAAAGATCAAACATACGCTAGAGCTCACTGGGTTATATCATTACTTTAAGGGGAAGATCTTTAGTGGGTTTGACGCCAATAGCTGGAAACCTGAACCCGATGTTATTCACTATGCAGCCATGCTGATGGGTATGCCATTAAACAGGTGTGTCTTTATTGATGATACCGTACGAGGAGTTGAAGCAGGTATCAATGCCAACATCCAAACATTCCATTTGCTTTCAACACCTGGCGCTCAAAAAATTGAGCACCCTAACGTGACGCCACTCAATAATATGACGGAGTTACTCAGCTACCTGATGCCGTCTGTCGAAACACAGGCAAAAAACTCATGCCCAGCGTAA
- a CDS encoding tetratricopeptide repeat protein, whose amino-acid sequence MFSWDQLSTISLGIGALTVPLAWFVHRYFKAAGRKEQESRDQVLKAEKYQLVLEKAKAAEHEEKVFKAQTGHIPSLLSLAKEAEVNNVAIAVRWYQKAADLGSEIAQHALARLCKLDVEDPNGEARSLYWESFIKAKHRNQDALFDLGRYQIRGYGTDVNIDAGVDNIQIAAAMNYVPAQLFLGDWFVSEMNPHNNPREAFRWRLRASINHDVKAFVKLAYCYQSGLGTMKDKARAVYWLERAAEQGNTEAQYLAAKMHLGSTATDAAIAYIWLSLAYAGGIKEAKKERDEVVQVVGITSILEVQRLTKTIYRRLAEPTVPENAIIHLIDKVYSRDGYRPTVEQLEHLASDDMLIDGEEFIFVDSPLTGVAKVDEVDQLDDLSDDAFPQVAIAASDDAALGTEDEVNHAGSQQYQAMNWSSSWDSLNNDIAKNTSVTTSKTPS is encoded by the coding sequence TTGTTTTCATGGGATCAACTTTCCACTATTTCTCTTGGTATTGGTGCTTTAACGGTACCACTTGCTTGGTTTGTGCATCGCTATTTCAAAGCGGCGGGGCGCAAAGAGCAGGAAAGCCGTGATCAAGTGCTGAAAGCTGAAAAGTATCAGTTGGTGCTAGAAAAAGCCAAAGCTGCTGAACATGAAGAAAAAGTATTTAAAGCGCAAACAGGCCATATTCCAAGCCTGCTTTCGTTAGCAAAAGAAGCGGAAGTAAATAACGTCGCAATAGCCGTTCGCTGGTATCAGAAAGCGGCGGACTTAGGCAGTGAGATAGCACAACATGCGTTAGCGAGGTTGTGCAAGTTAGATGTGGAAGATCCAAACGGTGAGGCTCGCTCACTCTATTGGGAGTCTTTCATTAAAGCCAAACACCGTAATCAAGATGCACTCTTTGATTTAGGCCGTTACCAAATTCGTGGCTATGGTACTGACGTTAATATCGATGCGGGTGTTGATAATATCCAAATCGCAGCGGCGATGAATTATGTGCCCGCGCAATTGTTTCTGGGTGATTGGTTTGTCTCTGAAATGAACCCCCACAATAACCCAAGAGAAGCCTTTCGCTGGCGCTTACGCGCCTCAATCAATCATGATGTAAAAGCTTTCGTTAAGTTAGCCTATTGCTACCAGAGTGGGTTGGGCACCATGAAAGATAAAGCGCGCGCTGTGTATTGGCTTGAGCGAGCGGCAGAACAAGGAAACACTGAAGCTCAGTATCTTGCTGCCAAGATGCATTTAGGCTCGACAGCAACTGATGCTGCTATTGCTTATATTTGGTTGTCTTTGGCTTATGCGGGGGGAATTAAAGAGGCAAAGAAAGAGCGTGATGAGGTTGTTCAAGTGGTCGGAATTACCTCTATTCTTGAAGTACAGCGTTTAACCAAGACGATTTACCGACGTTTAGCTGAGCCGACAGTACCAGAAAACGCCATCATTCACTTGATCGACAAAGTGTACTCTCGTGATGGGTATCGTCCAACCGTTGAGCAATTAGAGCATTTAGCATCGGATGATATGTTGATAGACGGTGAAGAATTTATTTTTGTTGATTCGCCGCTGACGGGAGTAGCGAAAGTCGATGAAGTTGATCAGCTTGATGATCTTAGTGACGATGCTTTCCCACAGGTTGCGATAGCAGCATCTGATGATGCAGCGTTAGGGACGGAAGATGAAGTGAACCATGCCGGATCGCAACAATACCAAGCCATGAATTGGTCTTCATCGTGGGATTCATTGAATAATGACATCGCTAAAAACACCTCGGTAACCACCTCAAAGACACCATCCTAA
- a CDS encoding helix-turn-helix domain-containing protein, with the protein MNHDIKSTMAMTKNNVKQLREDLGCTQQEMSEKLRMTLRNYQYLEGGKTPSTQTAALIDIIDVIRNGNSNKLHQIKAILMLPKS; encoded by the coding sequence TTGAATCACGATATAAAGTCGACCATGGCCATGACCAAGAATAATGTAAAACAGCTACGAGAAGATCTAGGCTGTACTCAGCAAGAAATGAGTGAAAAACTACGCATGACATTACGCAATTATCAGTATTTAGAAGGTGGTAAAACGCCTTCGACACAAACTGCGGCTTTGATCGATATTATTGATGTCATCCGTAATGGCAATAGCAATAAATTACATCAAATTAAAGCTATCTTGATGCTGCCAAAGAGTTAG
- a CDS encoding serine hydrolase domain-containing protein, translating into MKKNLIAMTLLGLGLSLTASAATFQAPDQAFIKKAAQMNVTQENWDSAENAASSFPYAYKFTHHYRISYGLLGGKSGVLMSEQFKSGIPLDFNSITIAAMDGDMPLNSFLRDRLKNHTMVVLKGDQLVHEHYWNGMNEHSTHLDMSVTKSFTAMLAGIAVAEGKLDMSKPVTFYLPELKNTAWKEATVQEVADMRTSLKITTSPHKSWDERMTSSQGWHGDKGAVAYPNGIADYIPFVTDIIEPMGTTYTYQCINTEVLGKVVESATGENLANLLEEKIWTRIGAENDAFYMSDATGFPVASGGLNIATKDLARVGRMLLNDGKNYIGEQVIPKAFIDNIWAGNDKVKDAWKKSKEAKLMNGWYKDQFRVLEVSGHTILAMVGIHGQVVAMDKASGTVIAMNGGYPQTETPRMANMLFNKVIPAILDATAKQ; encoded by the coding sequence ATGAAAAAGAATTTAATTGCGATGACATTACTCGGTTTAGGGCTTTCACTAACAGCTTCAGCTGCTACATTTCAAGCGCCCGATCAAGCGTTTATAAAAAAAGCAGCGCAAATGAATGTCACCCAAGAAAACTGGGACAGTGCTGAAAATGCCGCATCCAGCTTTCCTTATGCTTACAAATTTACCCACCACTATCGTATAAGCTATGGTTTGCTCGGCGGAAAATCTGGAGTCCTGATGAGTGAGCAGTTCAAATCTGGGATCCCCCTTGATTTTAATAGCATCACGATCGCTGCGATGGATGGCGACATGCCCTTAAATTCCTTTCTGCGCGATCGTTTAAAGAACCATACTATGGTCGTATTAAAAGGCGATCAGCTAGTCCATGAGCATTACTGGAATGGTATGAATGAACACTCCACTCACCTTGATATGTCAGTGACCAAGTCTTTCACTGCTATGCTAGCAGGCATTGCGGTAGCCGAAGGTAAGCTCGACATGTCAAAGCCTGTGACTTTCTACCTGCCAGAACTCAAGAATACCGCTTGGAAAGAGGCAACCGTGCAAGAAGTGGCCGATATGCGAACATCATTAAAGATAACGACTTCACCACATAAATCGTGGGATGAACGCATGACAAGCTCGCAAGGCTGGCATGGCGACAAAGGTGCCGTTGCTTATCCAAATGGTATTGCAGACTATATACCGTTTGTAACAGACATTATTGAACCAATGGGAACGACATATACTTACCAATGCATCAATACTGAAGTACTAGGCAAAGTTGTTGAAAGCGCAACTGGTGAAAACCTAGCAAATCTACTGGAAGAAAAAATCTGGACGCGTATTGGTGCTGAAAATGATGCATTTTACATGTCTGATGCAACGGGTTTCCCTGTTGCCTCTGGCGGTTTAAACATAGCGACTAAGGATTTAGCTCGCGTTGGCCGTATGCTCCTTAACGACGGTAAGAACTACATTGGTGAGCAGGTTATTCCAAAAGCCTTTATCGACAATATTTGGGCGGGCAACGATAAAGTGAAAGATGCATGGAAAAAAAGCAAAGAAGCCAAGCTAATGAATGGATGGTACAAAGATCAGTTCCGCGTACTTGAAGTGTCAGGACACACTATCCTTGCGATGGTAGGGATCCACGGTCAAGTTGTCGCAATGGACAAAGCAAGCGGCACAGTCATTGCAATGAATGGCGGCTACCCACAAACCGAAACACCCCGCATGGCTAACATGCTTTTCAATAAGGTGATTCCTGCAATTTTGGACGCCACAGCAAAGCAGTGA